The DNA window ATGCGGCCGTGACGACAGCGCCAGGGCGAATGTCCCGCCGCATTGTGGGAACCGCCGGGCCCCGCCGCACGCCACGTTTGTGCCATGCATATATGTGGATGTGGCCTTTcaccctctcttttttttttcttttctttctctgatCATCCTTTTGACATGTCTTTTTctttggaaaaagaaaagaagacacACACGTCTTTTGACATGTCAACTTTCCGACAGTGAGAAAGGTTGCCATCCTTTCCATCTCCAGTAGTACTAGTGCCGCGTTTCGTAATTTATGTACCGGTACGAGATGCTCCTACATCCACAAGTGACTTTCATCCTCGTGTTTTCTTGGCCCATCCTGAAGTCAGGAGCTTCAGATGATTTTCTCCAGACCTTTGAGAACAGGAAAACCCTGAAAATATACTactaatatataaacatatacctatccataaaaaaaaagacagtgTTGTAGGCACAAATCATTCTACAGTGGAGCTACTACGCTGGGAGCACAGAAGACCCTCCCACCAGCAGCACAACTTAGGAGATCCAAGCTACAATAACGTGCAACCTACCGGTGTGTAGTACGTGACAGATAATTCTTCATCCATACACAATCGCATCGCACGCCGGCCAATAAACAAAAATCAGGCGAGACGGAGGGCATTGCTTTCAGTGCCCAGCACAAGCAAGCTGCAACAAAAAACAGGCACCAGATCCAGTGATCCCAACGCCGGCCTGTCACTCGTGTCCGGGTTTGTTTAGGTTAGGTGGTGATTTGTTTACTCCCCACGCTGGTGCTAGGCTTTGGTTAGCCTCGTCACGTACTCACGTTCATTTGACCAGCTCGCTAGCTAgccaatttttattaagctCCGGCCAGGGAAAGCCGCCGGCACTTTCTCCGGTGCCGGCTTTGTGGGTCTTGTGTCCCCGGAGAAGAAGATGGGAGCACAgtgtttacttttttttttccctctggTTTGGTTTTGTGTGTTTCTTGTGGTCAAAGCTGCCTCGGTTGGATGGTGACTAATTATTGTGAGAGGTTTGGAATGGAGAAGTCTATTCCTGTGTGCACGAACGTCCTTGGGCATCGGTACTCTGCTGCCATGGGGAGTCGCGGTTCCCGGTGGTTAATCCCAAGTGGAATCCCAGGTTTGCAGGAGGCGTGTTTGGTGCGGCTGACATGGGGACCGAGAGTTTGAAGGTAGCGATGgatatatcaattttttatgcttataagttaaaattaaatttttaactttaaatttagagttgaatttagattttttattatagtttattttttcgtgTTTGCTTTTAGAacactaagaacatatatagttttatctacaaatttgtaaatatgtcgtttggttttttcttaaaaaaaaataatcacccctAAGCTTTGTATGAACAGTAGGTTGCATTCGACATAAGTTAGCCTGTAAGTTTCAACGGTGCTCGGCGTAATGTCCTCGTTCAAAGTCAAAAATCGTGGAGGTGTTCTTCAGACTTCAGTTCAAGAAAGGAtgcaaaagaagaaagaaaacttGACAGGCAGATATCGGGATCATCAACATACGGAGTACTTAACTGTATTTAATGCGATTATATTATTGGGAATTTGGATCATGTCCTGTTGTTGACCACATGGGAAGGGGCTGGTTTATGGGATTTTTGGGCTTACTTGGGAGACCTTAGCCCAATCCCCTCAAAATTAATTGGGCAAGTCCGGAAATGGGCCTAAATGGGCGTTAAGGCATTTTGGGCCTTCAAATATATCAATGAGCCTAGGAAGGGATCATAATTCAGAAATAAAGAAGGTCCATATTACATCCCTCAACTACGAGCCTAGTCTAAATGAACTCCGACAACCGCGAAACCTGTTATATCGTCTTCTTCAAATATTAAAACCAgtgaatttaaattaattatatgtaagttcaaattaataagatggataaatatgagatatatcgctcgaaaaatatgtaagttcaaatttaacatCTACatgttgtaacaaaaatataaattaaatggaAACTAGTATACACACATttacatttatatttgttattataattataatttgtcATGGAATgacataaatcatattaatctatattattattttttatattattaataactatttagataatatgCAAGAAACACGTGGATATCCACTTACTGGTAAAAACGCTTTCCAGTAAATGGTTCTCGGCCATTAATAAGAACTGTCTTTAAtagaaatatgtaaaaaaaagagtgtTACCACGCTATCAGCGTCCCCTTCAATATTTTAACCTAATGTTGATATTAGATATACGCCACACTCTCTTTAGTAACAACTACCTTTGCTTCTATGTGTTATGTGGTTGCTTTCACATTTATAATCTTGCATGATGACACCATAGTGCAGCCTCTTGTAACAACTCATCTTAAttgccaaacgatatatttacaaacaaaaaataatttatgactattttttatatatttattcttagtgatataaaaaaacaagattgaaaaaaaacttcggtaaaaaacctcaaaatcaacttcaagtttaatattaaaaatttaaattttatcttataagtataaatagaagcaGAAAGACAGGGCGCCCTTATCCTTACTGCCAATAATTTGCTAGCAAATACATGGCTAAACGAGAGTCTAATTGGAAAACATTTACTAGCATGCCAAGTAGTGAGCAGTGTACCATTAAAACCGCTTGCACTAAAGTCTTTGATTGATTAATGTTTTGCCTTTCTTGGGTCTCGACGCGGTGATGAGCCTACTAATATTCAATCCTTCCATTATTTCTTCTCTTTGGCAACATGCCAATGAGCCAGCTGCGCCTCCTACCTCCTAGCTGGCAAAATGGCTTTGAATATAGAAGCTCCTAGGTTTTAGATGACagcttcaaaattttggaaaaatgTTTTGTAAGTTTGAGGTGATAACTTGAGCCCATgagtagaaaattttatagagtTAGATTGAAATTAAGTCTACAAGTAGAAAGTTTTGCTGATTGAAAATtctagaaaggaaaaaaacattaatggaagaaacaaaaaaaacaagcgtATCATCGTGTATAACCTTAGAGAGGAAATGGATGTTTGTAGTGATTTTTGCGTCGCGAATATTTGCGCATCAGAAATTTCGCATGCATTATGACTTGGAGGTGTACGGTTGTGATTGAAACAGCTTCAAATGAGTCTCATTGCCATAAACTGAGAGTTCGTTAAATAACGGTCCCCTACTAGTACGAGCTGTTTTTCTCCCTGATAATGAGAATATAAACTCTAGCCTCTGTCATGTCATCTCTTAGTTGCAAAGCATAAACTCACTGGTCATGCTTCTATTATGAGCTTTACAAAAGATGAGAGAAAACCCGTCAAAAGTCTGAATTTCTCCGGCATATCTTGCTGCCACATGCTTCCTTTTGTAACCGACCAATCCGCCATTCCTCCGGCAAATcgcaaaagcaaaacaaagcTTGGCAAAAAAGAGCAGTGATTTACTCGTCCTACGGGCGGTGGACATCTGGAATAATGGACGAAACTTAATTCATGCGGCGACGTGTTCTTGCGGCTGCAAGGAAACTGTGCCTGCCTTCCCTGACCGAAGGTGCAACGACGACCTAATTCATCAAGTGTAATAATTAAGTATTGCATTATCGCCATTAAGAATTGAGAAAAGTTTGTGCCTGTCCGTTATCTGTTTCGTTAAGAAATGATGCAGCGACAATCTTTTATAGAAGGCCCAAAGGATAGCTATTTCGCTTGTGAGCAGGAATAGTAGTTACCCCCACTTACCCTACAAATTTGCAGCAGAAATAGAGGTTGAATCGTAAGATTAGCTCACCATTTCTAATGTCGGACGAGGTCGAGATGAGGCAAGCCAAGTGCCGTCAAGACTACATGGCGATTGTTAAACAGGTAAGCTACCGTTTTTTCTCTGGCAATCGCCGAATTGCGATGTGCGATGCTGGACTGCAGTAGatacttaggccttgtttaaaatttttttctaaaaacatcacaaagaatttttggacatctaaataaagcattaaacatagatgaaccacaaaactaattgcacagttatgtaagaaatcttgagacgaatcttttgagcctaattagttcatgattagtcataaatgctacagtaccaacatgtgttaatgatggattaattaggctcaaaagattcgtctcgcggtttctaggctagccgtgaaattcgttttttcattcgtgtccgaaaacccctttcgacatccggtcaaacatttgacatgacacttcacctaaaaattttctcaatctaaacaccaccttagagATGTAAGTATGGACATTGCTGCACTTTTGCATCAATCGTTGACTCTTTTCCTTCTCCCTGTGCACCAAGCAGAGCCGGCAGCTCATAGAAAAGCTGGAGCCAAAGAATGAACCAAAGAAAAGGCAGAGGCGATCAAAGgtactatatatgttttaaaatttgaattaaaaagatgaacttattttatgacaaaacgagtaaaaattatgtatttctCGTGCATATATGATATAGCTGTATTTCGGCCGCATTCGGTAAGGGGTTAAGTTAACCTgtgtgaaaaaataataataaattagtacatgattaattaatttttagtttaaaaatataaaagagattaatatgatttttaaagtaactttttaatatttttttaaaaaaacatgttgcTTAACCGTTCGAGAAACGTGCGAATAAAAATCAAGGGAATCTGATATATAATCGGAGGTGCCGAACGCGGCGTTCTTATGGTCGCTCCTTTCTTCAGCCAAAACAAAAGCCATTCTGGTTCAGTGTGAACGGGAAATATTGATTTGTCACTTTTTTCTGTAGCATTACAATGTGCACAAGCAGAGTCTGTCCAACGTCGTGTAGCATAAATTTCATTTCGGAACTGATTAAGCAGCTATCTGCTTTTGCTACCTGCAGAACTCTGAAACGGAAAAGGCGACCACAGCGAGCTCGTCTAAGAAAATGGACCGCAAAGAGCTTGAGGAGACCATCAGGGGGTTTCTGAAGGAGCTCGACTGAAGCTGCCCTGATGGGATCAACTGGATTTAGGAGTGCAATGCAATTTAGGCCATATTTAGATCctttaaaatgataaaagttttatcattttggagcactttttgataaaatggatctaaacactagggtaaaaaaatatcaactttgcatttggcatttggtagtctagagtagcaaatttcgTCAAAAAGCGCATAGGAATGCggaccacctctcacttttaCCTAAAAAATGGTAACTTTTGTCTGCCTCTAAATACCAAGTTGCAAAAATGTaatgccaaaacttttgtcatttgcCATTTGCTACTtcaaatggatctaaacaagCCCTTAGTATTCTCgctgttccatattataagactttctgggtttatctatatatatatatattatattaatgtatatgttttgtatttatctaaattcacacatataaatctaggcaaagccaaaaagtcttataatatgaaaaatattactctcattctttcttttgtaccGTGAGGTATtaataccttgaggtactaaaataCTCACTCGTGCTATCCACCACACAATTAAGTTGATACTAAAATCCCAACTGTTGGTGATGATAGATCCAACGGTCATGTAGACGATTACATGGTACGTCGAGGTACCAGCTTGATCGTGGACGGATAGCACGAGTAGGGATattagtatctcaaggtactggtacctcgcggtacaaaaggaaggatgggagtaaaactctaatatgaaacggagggaatactaTCGATTAGACTTCGATACTAAATAGTTAACCCCACATTTCAGAATTTTTCCCAGGAGTGTTTCTTATAGAGTTACAGTTGTCCTGATGTTGAAAACTTGTTCTTGTTCGTGTTGCCAAGGGGAATGATGATTGTGTGTGGTTTTTTGCTAAATATTGTTGGGGTTTCTAGTAAGCGACATGCCATGTTTCGAAATGCTAGACTTTAAGATGTTGTCAAAGCAATTTAATATGGTGTACTAGAAACTGGTAGCGGACAAAATTAAGAGATTAGGTTATCTAGGCCCGATGAGACGCGATGGGTGTGTCACTACATAAACCATTGTCAATATTATTTGTTATGTATCCTTCAATCCGTGATGTACTTATAAACCTTGGATGAGATACTTCACAAAGGACTGAATGACCAAAAATATATGCTATTGTTGGCGTTTCTTagtcatttgattttattttcagtgCACACTTGATGCTTCTCATTCTTGGATACACAAATAATTTGTCTTAGTGTTTACAAAGAAGAGAGCAAGATATTCTTAATACAGTGACACTCATTCGTTTGACAAGGAGTAGAATTCAAGAGTTGAGGTATGGTGGGTGGGTTGCATTCCTTCAAATGGTTACTTTGTTCTACAATAAACATGGTGTTGAAATTGCTAAAATGGATTGTGTTTACGCTCCTTATGGAAGATTGCCAAGGTTTGCTCGAAGTTAAACAAATACACTTTAGAAGAGAAGTATATATTGGTTTCATTGATCATATTAGCCAAGAGCTTGACAATCACTTTGACGATGTTAATATGGAGTTGCTTTCCGATATGGCAGCCATGAATCCAGCTGACTCATTTGCATCTTTTGATGGACATAAggtatgtataaatatataattgtcaATGTGATCTATATACTATAGGACATCCTTGAATCCTGCTAAGCGttgactcattttttttcttttgatgcaCACAAGTAACATCGACTTTGATTTATACCCTAATGGTATTTCATGGTTTGAATTATTAAGACTTGATATGCAACTTGAGAATTATTTTGATTACATAAGAAAAGACAATGGTTTCAATGGCATAAATAATCTTGTTGATCTCTTAGTCAAGCTTCGTCAAACAAAAAGACATATCGTTTATGATTGGTCTAGATGCTTCTTAAATTGGTATTGATTCTATCGGTTGATGACAAGTGCTAAAAGAACATTTTTTGCTATGAATTTTATCAAGAATAAGTTAGGAAATAAGATGGGTGATGACCTTTTATATGATTGTCTAGTCATATTCATTGAGCGACATGGTTTCTTTAGAGTGGATGGAGAAGATATAATGAATAATTTCATGGCCATTAGAAGACGTAGACCTGATAAAGAGGAAAAAGTAGTGTCGTAATCTtctataaacattttatagcTATATAAGTTCCTTTgagtcaaaattttacttaattactaaTGTTGTATGTTTTAAGATGctttataatatatcatcaTATACTTTTTGTCTATTCTATTATCTATACTTGAATTGTATATATTAACATCGTTAGATTTATTGTGTTTATAAAAAGATTTGGGTCGGACCATCCTTCTCCTAAATCCGTCACTGTTCTCCATCATCATCAGTACCCGATGGCCTAGATCTAATGTAAGAAGATGGTGGCTGGGAAGGAGTAGATGAGGATGTGGTTAGTGGAGAAGATGTGGGCAATGTTTTGGCTACGTCTTGTAATGGAGGAGAGGAGCAACGCCCgttgaggaggagaggagaggaccGGGCGAGCTGGGGAGGCCGGTGGTGGGTGGAGGAAGAGTAGTAATGGGCACTGTGGgttgagggagagagagaggaggggacgatgaattttatattattttctagaatATGGGTGTTTGGtgtaaagttttatattttcatataaattacaataatacAGAgactaaaatagaaaatattagaggttgaaatgaaaaattaaaaccgCTCATGAGACCACCGTGGATTGTTGAAAAAACAGATTTTAGACCCGTACGTATCTCTAATCTAGGTGACAATCTTATACCACTCTTGGCCTTGACTGTGAATGCGCTAAGCCACTCCGTCATATTTCAAGCCAATTACCTTTTCCTCTATGCTCCATGGTTGCTCGCTGTCGATGTTGATCTATGAAGCCACAAGCAGACCCAAGACATCTCATTGATCAACATCAACAAAATTGAGGAAGTGACCAAACCAAACTCACATGCTATCACATACACCATGACAAAATCTTCATCGCTACAGTATCAAAGACAAAACTCAGTTTCCTCTCAAAAGAAAAAGTGAAAGAAAAGGGCTTAACTGAGCTTGTGGATGTTGGCCTTGTGCTTTCATTTGAGATTTTGTGCTGGAAATTAAACaatcattttatattaaaaaaaaggcacaaCCCAATCAGTCCTCCATGACAATGACATTTGACGGGATGAACACAAGGCCGGCCCGATGATAGATGGAGAATGACGCAGCATTTGCTTAATTACACCGGTGACTGTGTCGATAGGATTGTCTCGCGTGTATTGTACACGTCGCATGGCTTTGTGGTCCTCCAGTAAAATCCTATGGTGTTCTATCATTGGTGAATTGTGAGCGACCTATCATTGGTCACCAATGATTGGTGAATGGCGAGCGACCTCGTGGATTCCGTGCAGTGTACTGCTGCAGTGCTGCAATAACAACATTAGCTGTATATCAAATCGGCTGGTGCAGATGCTGCATACACGCAGACATGAAATAGTTAACTTCGCCGGGATTCCGGAGAAAGTGTGTTTTTCCTGTCCTttttctatcttttcgctGTGCTCCATCAGGCCATACATGATACTCCCTCGCTACCAAAAAGAACTTCATATTCAGTCTAcctctaaaaaaactaaaagatctTTTATTTTGTCAAACCCCAATGTATTTGCCCCTTACTTTTTAAATCctcatatatttgttttctaatttatcaaactttgtacaataatgattaaaaataaaaaattatgggaTAAacgataaactaaaaataaagtttatttagaCTAAGGTATTACTCCAACCAGTGTTTTTCAGTTTTCCAATGTGTGGGTAGTCGGGTACGTGGCATTACCCATATGGCCAAGCGGATTGGAGCCTTCAGTTCATCGAGTGCtcactttatatttttttatatgatgttgttgttgacttttagatttatatttgatcattcatcttatttaaaaaatatataattattagttattttgttataatattatttattattatagaaactttaagtatgttttttaattttacatatttagatataaattttaaataagacgaatgtaAGACAGTGGTGTCATATAAGAATATGGAGGGAGCAGTAATATCAAGATGGATTGGATACTCCAACCCATGGAGTCATCTTGGCTAAGAAAGTACTCCATAACAAGGATTACAAGGTCCACTGGTGAATGGGCAATGACGCGGCATTGCTTGTAGCCTTGAACCATAGTACGCTTAATATTCTCATCTTATTtgtttactaaaattttgcgATTACTTAATCTTCTTTTCCGTTCTTACCATTTGGTGCGACTTTCGCAGTTGTGGTTGCCCTGCAACCTCTCCTGCTACTCCTGTTCCATCACACTATTTTAGGACGTTGTTTCAGCCAAACCAGTTGGCGCATATGCCAGCGACAAACTATGGCATATGCCTTCGCTGTAGAATTAATTGGACCCCAGATGTTGCAGTTGGcacaaaaggggaaaaaaaactgcatgGCCACCAATTATATGCGCTCTGAACTGCTGATCCAGATAAGCACAAGCACTCAGCAGCTTGAATGGAGAATTCATCCATTAACCCGCTCCGTGACAAATCGCTTTACCGACGTACAACGAGCAGTAACGACTGACTTTAATTTCtccaagttaaaaaatataatactacACACAGATTAAAATGCCATGCATATCATCAAAATTAGTTAATTGTAATCACTTCTGCGTTCTCCCGAGAAAATACATGTCACGATGAATCAACAACAAGCAGCTCATACTGCCGATTAACTACTACCTCTTCTGAACCTTGATCTCCTGAATTTGCCGTGGaaattgagaagaaaaaaatagctcccagaaaaaaagagagaagggcAAGCACGAAGCACTTGAGCAAGCAGTAAGTGCTGCTAAAAAAAGAACACCAACTACCTTACCTAGCGCTCgagagttaattaattaatctactaATCTTCAAACAAAACAGCTAGCTCGAGGAGGGTGCCGACGTGCCGCTCCAAGTCAGGCCTGGAACCCGGTCTTCTTCCAGACCGCGTCGCGGACCTTGAGCGTCCGGCCGATCCCCATCCCGTCGTCGTGCACCGACagggacgcggcgcggcggcgccacgccAGCTCGTGCGGCGGCACCACGGACGtggccgtcgtcgctgccgcgtcgatgtcctcgtcgtcgtccaactcccagtcgccgccggcgtggggGCCCCTGTACTCGTCGCCCAGGATCTTGGACCAGTCGGGTATGTTCACCGGCAGGGACCCGTGCGCAGCGGGCTTCTTCTTCGGCGCCGGCTTACGCCCGGGCCGTGCGGTCGGCACGTGACGTCCCCGGGGCGAGCCGGCCGCCCTGGGCTCGACCACGTCGGCGGCCGGCTCGAACGATCCCCATATGTCCGACTCGTCGAACTCATCGACAccgttgccgccggcgccaccgcgcgacgccggcggcgcgaaccggTTGTATGCtcgctccgtcgccgccgaccgcgcGCTCCTCGCCATTGCTCCCGCCGTGAATGCGCGCGCCTCCTGCGAAGAACGggacgaagacgaaggcgcAGATCGATGCAGAGATCGCGTCGTGGCGGGAGACCGTGCAGAAGGCAAAGAAGAGGAGAGTAGAAGGGGCTGCGAGGCGGTGGATTCGTTGGGATTTTATAGGAGCCGGAGGGACGAGAGCGGAAAGCGGTACGAGCGGATAAGGCCGTCTATGTAATGACTATTTTACGTCTAGTCCACTGTGTATTTGCTACGTGGACGATATCCACATATGTGTCGCTGCCAGGTGGGGCCCATGGGGCAGAACGGGTCCCGCGAGGGTTCTGACGTGTCACGTACGTGACCTCCGTACCCGGACGGTTTTGAGGCTGTGGGTACTGGGTACGTCTGGGCTTTGTAGGCAACGCGTGGTGGAGCCCTGCTATTGGCTGCTGGTAATGTGGTGGGCCCGGTGTCCTTTTGTTTTGGATAAGTGAGTCCATCAACGATTAATCGATGATGGAAATAGAGGCTTATCCGTACCCGGCGCACTGACATAGTAGTAGCTGTTTTTCATCGCAGGCCAGCAGTTACGGAGAGTTTTTCATTTCAGGCAAACTACAAACCTCAGCTCACCGCGTGTGGTATACTCCGTATTAAAACTAGCTATCTTCTTGGGTTCTTCAATCATCTGTAACCATATGGTTTGAGATGGAAGAGCTTTATTGGCACAAGAGAAGTGGAGAGAATTGGTTGCTGAAAGGAGATAGGAACACTGcctattttcataaaatagcTAATgggaggaaaaggaaaactatGATTCACTCTTTGATTGATGGTGAGAGAATTTTTCATAATCAGTTAAAGAGTTGGAGGAGCATATAGTGGGTTATTATAAAAACCTTTTTAGAGCTAAAAATGCCTCTAGTATTCATTTGTTAAATGATTTCTGGAGTGATTCTATCCTTACTAACCCTCTTAGAGAGTCTATTAGTCAGCACTTTGATATGGCAGAGTTAGATAAAGTGATGTCACAAGCCAAAAACAATACTGCCCCTGGTCCAGATGGTTTTTCTATtcagttttataaattttttgggatCATGTGAAACAAGACTTATTTGAGATGTTGATTCTTCTTTTTCATAATGAGCTTGATTTAAAAAGATTAAACTATGGAGTTATTACTTTGATTCCTAAATGTGACAATGGCAACATA is part of the Oryza brachyantha chromosome 2, ObraRS2, whole genome shotgun sequence genome and encodes:
- the LOC121053521 gene encoding uncharacterized protein LOC121053521, with translation MSDEVEMRQAKCRQDYMAIVKQSRQLIEKLEPKNEPKKRQRRSKNSETEKATTASSSKKMDRKELEETIRGFLKELD
- the LOC102719835 gene encoding uncharacterized protein LOC102719835, whose translation is MARSARSAATERAYNRFAPPASRGGAGGNGVDEFDESDIWGSFEPAADVVEPRAAGSPRGRHVPTARPGRKPAPKKKPAAHGSLPVNIPDWSKILGDEYRGPHAGGDWELDDDEDIDAAATTATSVVPPHELAWRRRAASLSVHDDGMGIGRTLKVRDAVWKKTGFQA